A genomic segment from Stenotrophomonas maltophilia encodes:
- a CDS encoding OPT family oligopeptide transporter: MNHDAAPKQLTFRAVALAIVLAVVLSAANAYLGLFAGLTIATAIPAAVISMGVLRLLGGGSILENNIVQTGASAGSSIAAGVIFTIPALVIMGYWPDFKYWWVLGIAGLGGLLGVLFSVPLRRSMIVEDPLPFPEGKAAAEVLKAGENPGPGLKILGLSAVIGAFVKLAAESGMRLIPDAWATSAYVGSSKVTAFIGTNLSPALLGVGYIVGLNVGIVVVSGSILTWHIAIPIYQAFFMNTDPALAASVAAASSTEAAFAIWGAKMRYLGVGAMLIGGIWTLISLRKSLLNGVKSGFAAARKSGGPVLAHTERDLPMKWMLVALVVFVLPLLALYQAIVGQWHVSIPMTIIMIVAGFLFVSVSAYLAGLIGSSNNPVSGITISTILFASAVLVVLLGADGLKPVGAGGAPLGAVAAIMIGAVVCCAAAVGGDNLQDLKAGYIVGATPWKQQLMLGIGAFSCALIMAPVLNLLATAYGIGVKSELHPNALAAPQANLMASVAKGLFGGELPWTFIGIGAVVGAAIIAFDSWLKSRNARFRVPVLAAAIGIYLPLELMVPIFLGGLIAYLVERFHKVRADDEEGRDRVHKPGVLFAAGLITGEALMGIAIAIPIVVSSRADVLAVPFHLPGAQWIGLAVLFLVGWLIYRTGKRAVA, translated from the coding sequence ATGAACCACGACGCTGCGCCCAAGCAGCTCACCTTCCGCGCAGTGGCCCTGGCCATCGTGCTGGCGGTGGTGCTGTCGGCCGCAAACGCCTACCTCGGTCTGTTCGCAGGCCTGACCATCGCCACCGCCATTCCCGCCGCGGTGATTTCCATGGGCGTGCTGCGCCTACTGGGCGGTGGCTCCATCCTCGAGAACAACATCGTGCAGACCGGCGCCTCGGCCGGTTCGTCGATCGCCGCCGGTGTGATCTTCACCATCCCGGCGCTGGTGATCATGGGCTACTGGCCGGACTTCAAGTACTGGTGGGTGCTGGGCATCGCCGGTCTCGGCGGCCTGCTGGGCGTGCTGTTCTCGGTGCCGCTGCGCCGTTCGATGATCGTCGAAGACCCGCTTCCGTTCCCGGAAGGCAAGGCTGCGGCCGAAGTGCTCAAGGCCGGTGAGAATCCTGGCCCGGGCCTGAAGATCCTCGGCCTGTCGGCGGTGATCGGCGCCTTCGTCAAGCTGGCCGCGGAAAGCGGCATGCGCCTGATTCCCGATGCCTGGGCCACCTCGGCCTACGTCGGCAGCTCCAAGGTCACCGCCTTCATCGGCACCAACCTGTCGCCGGCGCTGCTGGGCGTGGGCTACATCGTCGGCCTCAACGTCGGCATCGTGGTGGTGTCCGGCTCGATCCTGACCTGGCACATCGCCATTCCGATCTACCAGGCGTTCTTCATGAACACCGATCCGGCATTGGCCGCGTCGGTTGCCGCAGCTTCCTCCACCGAAGCCGCGTTCGCCATCTGGGGCGCGAAGATGCGCTATCTGGGCGTCGGCGCAATGCTGATCGGTGGCATCTGGACCCTGATCTCGCTGCGCAAGTCGCTGCTCAACGGCGTCAAGAGTGGCTTTGCCGCCGCCCGCAAGAGCGGCGGCCCGGTGCTGGCGCACACCGAGCGCGACCTGCCGATGAAGTGGATGCTGGTCGCCCTGGTGGTGTTCGTGCTGCCGCTGCTGGCCCTGTACCAGGCCATCGTGGGCCAGTGGCACGTGTCGATCCCGATGACCATCATCATGATCGTCGCCGGCTTCCTGTTCGTTTCGGTTTCGGCTTACCTGGCCGGCCTGATCGGTTCGTCCAACAACCCGGTCTCGGGCATCACCATCTCCACCATCCTGTTCGCCTCGGCCGTGCTGGTCGTGCTGCTGGGTGCCGACGGCCTCAAGCCGGTCGGTGCCGGCGGTGCGCCGCTGGGTGCGGTGGCCGCGATCATGATCGGTGCGGTGGTGTGCTGCGCCGCAGCGGTCGGCGGTGACAACCTGCAGGACCTCAAGGCCGGTTACATCGTCGGTGCCACCCCGTGGAAGCAGCAGCTGATGCTGGGCATCGGTGCGTTCTCGTGCGCGCTGATCATGGCCCCGGTGCTGAACCTGCTGGCCACCGCCTACGGTATCGGCGTGAAGTCCGAGCTGCACCCGAACGCACTGGCCGCGCCGCAGGCCAACCTGATGGCCTCGGTGGCCAAGGGCCTATTCGGCGGTGAACTGCCGTGGACCTTCATCGGCATCGGTGCCGTGGTCGGTGCCGCCATCATCGCCTTCGACAGCTGGCTGAAGTCGCGCAACGCCCGCTTCCGCGTGCCGGTGCTGGCCGCCGCCATCGGTATCTACCTGCCGTTGGAGCTGATGGTGCCGATCTTCCTCGGTGGCCTGATCGCCTACCTGGTCGAGCGCTTCCACAAGGTGCGTGCCGATGACGAAGAAGGCCGCGACCGCGTGCACAAGCCGGGCGTGCTGTTTGCTGCCGGCCTGATCACCGGTGAGGCACTGATGGGCATCGCCATCGCGATTCCGATCGTGGTCAGCAGCCGCGCAGACGTGCTGGCCGTGCCGTTCCACCTGCCGGGCGCACAGTGGATCGGCCTGGCCGTGCTGTTCCTGGTTGGCTGGCTGATCTACCGCACAGGCAAGCGCGCCGTGGCGTAA
- a CDS encoding alpha/beta hydrolase family protein has translation MKLRHALLPLSLLAALPSVAAARGLEVRDMVAMDRVSAPILTADGGTVVFAKRSVDANLKASTALYARNLRTRDAAPPKQITPAGWSVNSASLSADGQTVYFLSAKNGSQQLYAQPINGGTPRQLTDFPVDVDSYHVSPQDDRVLFSAGVFQACASDLACTEKKLKDVAGAKASGKVFDSLFVRHWDTWNDGRRNTLFVAPLPTAKAGAVKGASALSATIDGDAPSKPFGGNDDFAWSPDGTSVVASIRVAGKQEPWSTNFDLYRFDAAGKQAPVNLTASNPAWDAGPVFSADGKTLFYRAMKRPGFEADRFGLMAMDVASGKTREIAPQWDRSAGGISLSADGASIYTTADDLGEHPLFQIDVASGKATKLIGDGSVTAVDVAGNSVAITRNSLKSNDQVLVGLLPAAGEAIGELRALTPAAGEVLKDVSFGDYEQFEFKGWNNDTVHGYVVKPHNYQEGKSYPVAFLIHGGPQGSFGNGWSYRWNPQTYAGQGYAVVMIDFHGSTGYGQAFTDAISQHWGDRPLEDLQKGWDAALKKYTFLNGDKACALGASYGGFMVNWIAGNWNSPFKCLVNHDGVFDQRMMGYATEELWFTEWEQGGTPYQKAANYEKFNPVNHVADWKKPILVIHGQQDFRIPVEQGLAAFTAAQRQGIESKFLYFPDENHWVLKPNNSILWHDTVNAWLKQHIGE, from the coding sequence ATGAAACTGCGTCATGCCCTGCTGCCACTGAGCCTGCTGGCCGCCCTGCCCAGCGTCGCCGCTGCCCGTGGCCTGGAAGTCCGCGACATGGTGGCCATGGACCGCGTCTCCGCGCCGATACTGACCGCTGACGGCGGCACCGTGGTGTTCGCCAAGCGCAGCGTGGATGCCAACCTGAAGGCCTCCACCGCGCTGTACGCACGCAACCTGCGCACCCGCGACGCAGCGCCGCCGAAGCAGATCACCCCGGCCGGCTGGAGCGTCAATTCCGCTTCGCTGTCGGCCGATGGCCAGACCGTGTACTTCCTCAGCGCCAAGAACGGCAGCCAGCAGCTGTACGCGCAGCCGATCAACGGCGGCACCCCGCGCCAGCTGACTGACTTCCCGGTCGACGTGGACAGCTACCACGTATCGCCGCAGGACGACCGCGTGCTGTTCAGCGCCGGCGTATTCCAGGCCTGCGCCTCGGACCTGGCCTGCACCGAGAAGAAGCTCAAGGACGTGGCCGGTGCCAAGGCCAGTGGCAAGGTCTTCGATTCGCTGTTTGTGCGCCACTGGGACACCTGGAACGACGGCCGCCGCAACACCCTGTTCGTCGCTCCGCTGCCGACGGCCAAGGCCGGTGCGGTCAAGGGCGCGTCGGCGCTGAGCGCGACCATCGATGGTGATGCCCCGTCCAAGCCGTTCGGCGGCAATGATGACTTCGCGTGGTCGCCGGATGGCACCAGCGTGGTGGCCAGCATCCGCGTGGCCGGCAAGCAGGAGCCGTGGTCGACCAACTTCGACCTGTACCGCTTCGACGCTGCGGGCAAGCAGGCGCCGGTCAACCTGACCGCCTCCAACCCGGCCTGGGATGCCGGCCCGGTGTTCAGTGCCGACGGCAAGACGCTGTTCTACCGTGCGATGAAGCGCCCGGGCTTCGAGGCCGACCGCTTCGGCCTGATGGCGATGGACGTTGCCAGCGGCAAGACCCGCGAAATTGCTCCGCAGTGGGACCGTTCGGCTGGTGGCATCAGCCTGTCCGCCGACGGCGCCAGCATCTACACCACTGCCGATGACCTCGGCGAACACCCGCTGTTCCAGATCGACGTGGCCAGCGGCAAGGCCACCAAGCTGATCGGCGACGGCAGCGTGACCGCGGTCGACGTGGCCGGCAACAGCGTGGCGATCACCCGCAACAGCCTGAAGAGCAACGACCAGGTGCTGGTCGGCCTGCTGCCGGCTGCGGGCGAAGCCATCGGCGAACTGCGCGCGCTGACCCCTGCCGCTGGTGAGGTGCTCAAGGATGTCAGCTTCGGCGACTACGAGCAGTTCGAGTTCAAGGGTTGGAACAACGACACCGTGCATGGCTATGTGGTCAAGCCGCACAACTACCAGGAAGGCAAGTCGTACCCGGTCGCGTTCCTGATCCACGGCGGCCCGCAGGGCAGCTTCGGCAATGGCTGGAGCTACCGCTGGAACCCGCAGACCTATGCGGGCCAGGGCTACGCGGTGGTGATGATCGACTTCCACGGCTCCACCGGCTACGGCCAGGCCTTCACCGATGCGATCAGCCAGCACTGGGGTGACCGCCCGCTGGAAGACCTGCAGAAGGGTTGGGACGCGGCGCTGAAGAAGTACACCTTCCTCAACGGTGACAAGGCCTGCGCGCTGGGCGCCAGCTATGGCGGCTTCATGGTCAACTGGATCGCCGGCAACTGGAACAGCCCGTTCAAGTGCCTGGTCAACCACGATGGCGTGTTCGACCAGCGCATGATGGGCTACGCCACCGAAGAACTGTGGTTCACCGAGTGGGAGCAGGGCGGTACGCCGTACCAGAAGGCCGCGAACTACGAGAAGTTCAACCCGGTCAACCACGTGGCGGACTGGAAGAAGCCGATCCTGGTCATCCATGGCCAGCAGGACTTCCGCATTCCGGTCGAGCAGGGCCTGGCTGCGTTCACCGCCGCCCAGCGTCAGGGTATCGAATCGAAGTTCCTGTACTTCCCGGATGAAAACCACTGGGTGCTGAAGCCGAACAACAGCATCCTGTGGCATGACACCGTCAATGCCTGGCTGAAGCAGCACATCGGCGAATAA
- a CDS encoding DUF819 domain-containing protein, producing the protein MPSTALIQNDIVVFGLIAATLGAVFWTASREQGLWKRFYTFVPALLLCYLIPGIYNTVGLIDGQNTKLYNPIARDILLPAALILLTLAVDIKGILRLGPKLVLMYLGASASIMLGAVVAFLVMRAIHPDTVAGDTWAGMAALAGSWIGGGANMLAMREVFDVNATTFGQFAVVDVGVGYVWMAALIFLAGRAAKIDARSGADTSAIDELKERIARFQAEHERIPSLTDLMLIVAVAFGGVGLSHAIGAPLAAWFKANVSWASQFSLDAPFVWVVVLSTTLGLSMSFTRARNLEGAGASRLGSLLLYFLIACIGMQMDLLALLDRPWLFLLGIIWIAVHIVLLWCLGKLLKVPFFYFAIGSQSNIGGPASAPVVAAAFHPALAPVGVLLGTMGYATGTYLAYIVGITLRALAGQG; encoded by the coding sequence ATGCCCTCGACCGCCCTGATCCAGAACGACATCGTCGTCTTCGGTTTGATCGCCGCCACCCTTGGCGCCGTGTTCTGGACCGCCTCGCGCGAGCAGGGGCTGTGGAAGCGCTTCTATACCTTCGTGCCGGCACTGTTGCTGTGCTACCTGATTCCCGGCATCTACAACACCGTCGGCCTGATCGACGGCCAGAACACCAAGCTCTACAACCCGATCGCGCGCGACATCCTGTTGCCGGCGGCGCTGATCCTGCTGACCCTGGCAGTGGACATCAAGGGCATCCTGCGGCTCGGCCCGAAGCTGGTGCTGATGTACCTGGGCGCCTCGGCCAGCATCATGCTTGGCGCGGTGGTGGCGTTCCTGGTGATGCGCGCGATCCATCCCGACACCGTGGCTGGTGATACCTGGGCCGGCATGGCCGCGCTGGCCGGCAGCTGGATCGGCGGCGGTGCCAACATGCTGGCGATGCGCGAAGTGTTCGACGTCAATGCGACCACCTTCGGCCAGTTCGCGGTGGTCGATGTCGGCGTCGGTTACGTGTGGATGGCCGCGCTGATCTTCCTGGCCGGACGTGCGGCGAAGATCGACGCACGCAGTGGCGCTGACACCTCGGCCATCGATGAACTGAAGGAGCGCATCGCGCGCTTCCAGGCCGAGCACGAACGCATTCCCAGCCTGACCGACCTGATGCTGATCGTGGCGGTGGCTTTCGGTGGCGTCGGCCTGTCGCATGCGATCGGTGCGCCGCTGGCGGCATGGTTCAAGGCCAACGTCAGCTGGGCGTCGCAGTTCAGCCTGGACGCGCCGTTCGTGTGGGTGGTGGTGCTGTCGACCACGCTGGGCCTGAGCATGAGCTTCACCCGTGCACGCAATCTGGAAGGCGCAGGCGCGTCGCGGCTGGGCTCGCTGCTGCTGTACTTCCTGATCGCCTGCATCGGCATGCAGATGGATCTGCTGGCGCTGCTGGACCGCCCGTGGCTGTTCCTGCTCGGCATCATCTGGATCGCCGTGCACATCGTGCTGCTGTGGTGCCTGGGCAAGCTGCTGAAGGTGCCGTTCTTCTATTTCGCCATCGGTTCGCAGTCGAACATCGGTGGCCCGGCCTCGGCGCCGGTAGTGGCGGCTGCGTTTCATCCGGCCCTGGCGCCGGTGGGCGTGCTGCTGGGCACGATGGGCTATGCCACCGGCACGTACCTGGCCTACATCGTCGGCATCACCCTGCGCGCGCTGGCCGGGCAGGGCTGA
- the minE gene encoding cell division topological specificity factor MinE: MGLFDFLKAKKTTAETAKNRLQIIIAQERSHRGGPDYLPLLQRELLEVIKKYVNIDVDAVKVDLVKDGQHDVLDISVALPEGPDKP, encoded by the coding sequence ATGGGCCTGTTTGATTTCCTCAAAGCGAAGAAGACCACCGCCGAAACCGCCAAGAACCGCCTGCAGATCATCATTGCGCAGGAACGCAGCCACCGCGGTGGCCCGGACTACCTGCCGCTGCTGCAGCGCGAGCTGCTGGAAGTGATCAAGAAGTACGTGAACATCGACGTCGATGCGGTGAAGGTCGACCTGGTGAAGGATGGCCAGCACGACGTGCTGGACATCTCCGTGGCGCTGCCGGAAGGCCCGGACAAACCCTGA
- the minD gene encoding septum site-determining protein MinD: MAEIIVVTSGKGGVGKTTSSASLACGLARRGKKVAVIDFDVGLRNLDLIMGCERRVVYDFVNVVHGEATLKQALIKDKRFDNLYVLAASQTRDKDALTQEGVGKVLKDLAADGFDYIICDSPAGIEKGAFLAMYFADRAVVVVNPEVSSVRDSDRIIGLLDSKTHKAESGQDVPAFLLLTRYTPVRVESGEMLSIADVEEVLGLKAIGVIPESGDVLNASNKGEPVILDVESAAGQAYEDAVARILGEERPMRFTSVEKKGFFSKLFGG; this comes from the coding sequence TTGGCTGAAATCATCGTAGTCACCTCCGGCAAGGGCGGCGTCGGCAAGACCACTTCCAGCGCGAGCCTGGCCTGCGGCCTGGCGCGGCGCGGCAAGAAGGTGGCGGTGATCGACTTCGACGTCGGCCTGCGCAACCTCGACCTGATCATGGGCTGCGAACGCCGCGTGGTGTATGACTTCGTCAACGTCGTGCACGGCGAAGCCACCCTCAAGCAGGCCCTGATCAAGGACAAGCGCTTCGACAACCTGTACGTGCTGGCTGCCTCGCAGACCCGCGACAAGGATGCACTGACCCAGGAAGGCGTGGGCAAGGTCCTGAAGGACCTGGCTGCCGACGGCTTCGACTACATCATCTGCGACTCCCCGGCCGGCATCGAGAAGGGCGCCTTCCTGGCGATGTACTTCGCCGACCGTGCAGTGGTGGTGGTGAACCCGGAAGTGTCTTCAGTGCGCGACTCGGACCGCATCATCGGCCTGCTCGACTCGAAGACCCACAAGGCCGAGTCCGGCCAGGACGTGCCGGCCTTCCTGCTGCTGACCCGCTACACCCCGGTGCGCGTGGAAAGCGGCGAGATGCTGAGCATCGCCGACGTCGAGGAAGTCCTCGGCCTGAAGGCGATCGGCGTGATTCCGGAATCCGGCGACGTACTCAACGCCTCCAACAAGGGCGAGCCGGTCATCCTGGATGTCGAATCCGCTGCCGGCCAGGCCTATGAAGACGCCGTCGCGCGCATCCTCGGCGAAGAACGCCCGATGCGCTTCACCAGCGTCGAGAAGAAGGGCTTCTTCAGCAAGCTGTTCGGAGGGTAA
- the minC gene encoding septum site-determining protein MinC produces MDTRQAAAGAGTAADGDLSVAVNFDYEQAGELKIGQVGIANLRIRTLDVERLVQEMRERVTRAPKLFGRAAVILDFGGLSQVPDASTAQALVDGLRSAGVLPVALAYGTSAVDLLSQQLGLPLLAKFRAQYERAEAEPAPPPPAPEPRRAARAEPKPAPATPVAKVADAAAPQPGRMQLGNVRSGQQLYAENCDLTVMATVGAGAEVIADGSIHIYGTLRGRALAGAQGNTAARIFCRDFHAELVAIAGHYKVLDDVPDNLRGKAVQVWLEQDQIKIAALD; encoded by the coding sequence ATGGACACGCGCCAGGCAGCTGCCGGCGCAGGCACAGCGGCCGACGGGGACCTGAGCGTGGCGGTGAATTTCGATTACGAACAGGCGGGTGAACTGAAGATCGGCCAGGTGGGCATCGCCAACCTGCGCATCCGTACCCTTGATGTCGAACGCCTCGTGCAGGAAATGCGCGAGCGCGTGACCCGTGCACCGAAGCTGTTCGGCCGCGCCGCGGTGATCCTCGACTTCGGCGGCCTGAGCCAGGTGCCGGACGCGTCCACCGCGCAGGCGCTGGTCGACGGCCTGCGCAGCGCGGGCGTGCTGCCGGTGGCCCTGGCCTACGGCACCAGCGCGGTCGATCTGCTCTCGCAGCAGCTCGGCCTGCCGCTGTTGGCCAAGTTCCGCGCGCAGTACGAGCGTGCCGAGGCCGAGCCGGCCCCGCCGCCGCCCGCACCGGAACCGCGCCGGGCAGCCCGTGCCGAACCGAAGCCGGCCCCGGCGACGCCGGTGGCCAAGGTGGCCGACGCTGCTGCACCGCAGCCGGGCCGCATGCAGCTGGGCAACGTGCGTTCGGGCCAGCAGCTGTACGCGGAGAACTGCGACCTGACCGTGATGGCCACCGTCGGCGCCGGCGCCGAGGTCATCGCCGATGGCAGCATCCATATCTACGGCACCCTGCGCGGCCGCGCGCTGGCAGGGGCCCAGGGCAACACCGCGGCACGCATTTTCTGCCGTGATTTCCATGCGGAACTGGTCGCCATTGCAGGCCATTACAAGGTACTGGACGATGTCCCGGACAACCTGCGCGGCAAGGCCGTCCAGGTGTGGCTGGAACAGGACCAGATCAAGATCGCTGCGCTGGACTGA
- a CDS encoding GNAT family N-acetyltransferase, translating into MSIVIRDVREHELDSVLALNNNAGLAILPLDAARLRLFYETAEYFRVAERDGNLAGFLIGFGSDSQHDSSNFAWFKQQLDTPFFYIDRIVVASRRRGGGVGRAFYADAQSFAELRYPQMTCEVFLDHGADAALLFHGSFGFRELGQNTMPQVDVRASMLAKELCSYPWVQETYGDKLPDVAWTRARQLPAQAQRPTGT; encoded by the coding sequence ATGTCGATTGTCATCCGCGACGTGCGCGAGCACGAGCTCGATTCCGTCCTGGCTTTGAACAACAACGCTGGCCTGGCCATCCTTCCCCTGGATGCGGCCCGCCTGCGCCTGTTCTATGAAACCGCTGAGTATTTCCGCGTCGCCGAGCGCGACGGCAACCTGGCCGGCTTCCTGATCGGCTTCGGCAGCGACAGCCAGCACGACAGCAGCAATTTCGCCTGGTTCAAGCAGCAGCTGGACACCCCGTTCTTCTACATCGACCGCATCGTGGTCGCCAGCCGCCGTCGTGGCGGTGGCGTCGGCCGTGCGTTCTATGCCGACGCGCAGAGCTTCGCCGAGCTGCGCTACCCGCAGATGACCTGCGAAGTCTTCCTCGACCATGGCGCCGATGCCGCCCTGCTCTTCCACGGCAGCTTCGGCTTCCGCGAGCTGGGCCAGAACACCATGCCGCAGGTCGATGTGCGCGCCAGCATGCTGGCCAAGGAACTGTGCAGCTACCCGTGGGTCCAGGAGACCTACGGCGACAAGCTGCCGGATGTGGCATGGACACGCGCCAGGCAGCTGCCGGCGCAGGCACAGCGGCCGACGGGGACCTGA
- a CDS encoding sensor histidine kinase — MLGVLSHTRVLRLAGLFTWVMVGLPLAYSQFENLHSRSDMGGWAILLFVAYLSFGTSYYWLTRILRSDSHTSWLDRGLLLLLTASALGVSFLSGSGLGSILMMVAAGVIPWMLSVRLGVLWLLVSQLAVAPVYYMLLRFPLFEAVMQSLLYGGFSMFIFVTSLVARQQTEARDEQRRLNSELRATRALLAESARVNERTRISRELHDLLGHQLTALTLNLEVAGHLAEGQALDHVKRSHALAKLLLGNVREVVSQLRETGAIDLAAALRPLTENVPSLDIQLEIEDPLNVEDPQRAHVLLRCTQEIITNAVRHAGARHLWIKVYREAPDRVVVEARDDGVGADMVNVGNGLRGMRERLQQCGGQLQIETRPGEGFRLRATVPATVLVAALTKVPEGVR, encoded by the coding sequence ATGTTGGGAGTCCTCAGCCATACCCGCGTCCTCCGCCTGGCCGGCCTGTTCACCTGGGTCATGGTCGGCCTGCCCCTGGCGTATTCGCAGTTCGAGAACCTGCACAGCCGCAGCGACATGGGCGGCTGGGCGATCCTGCTGTTCGTCGCCTACCTGTCCTTCGGTACGTCCTACTACTGGTTGACCCGCATCCTGCGCAGCGACAGCCACACCAGCTGGCTGGACCGCGGCCTGCTGCTGTTGCTGACGGCCTCGGCGCTGGGGGTCAGCTTCCTCAGCGGTTCGGGCCTGGGCAGCATCCTGATGATGGTGGCCGCCGGGGTCATTCCGTGGATGCTGTCGGTACGGCTGGGGGTGCTATGGCTGCTGGTCAGCCAGCTGGCGGTTGCTCCGGTCTATTACATGCTGCTGCGCTTCCCGCTGTTTGAAGCGGTGATGCAGTCGCTGCTGTACGGCGGCTTCTCCATGTTCATCTTCGTGACCAGCCTGGTCGCGCGGCAGCAGACCGAGGCGCGCGACGAGCAGCGCCGGCTCAATTCGGAACTGCGCGCTACCCGCGCCCTGCTGGCCGAGAGCGCGCGGGTCAACGAGCGCACCCGCATTTCGCGCGAGCTGCATGATCTGCTGGGCCACCAGCTGACCGCGCTGACCCTGAACCTGGAGGTCGCCGGGCACCTGGCCGAGGGCCAGGCGCTGGATCACGTGAAGCGCTCGCACGCGCTGGCCAAGCTGCTGCTGGGCAATGTGCGCGAGGTGGTCAGCCAGCTGCGCGAGACCGGCGCCATCGATCTGGCCGCGGCGCTGCGCCCGCTGACCGAGAACGTGCCCTCGCTGGACATCCAGCTGGAGATCGAGGATCCGCTGAACGTGGAGGACCCGCAGCGGGCCCACGTCCTGCTGCGCTGTACCCAGGAGATCATCACCAACGCGGTGCGCCACGCCGGCGCCCGCCACCTGTGGATCAAGGTGTACCGTGAAGCCCCTGACCGGGTGGTGGTGGAGGCCCGCGACGACGGCGTCGGCGCGGATATGGTCAATGTAGGCAATGGCTTGCGCGGCATGCGCGAGCGCCTGCAACAATGTGGTGGCCAGCTGCAGATCGAAACCCGTCCCGGTGAAGGCTTCCGGCTGCGGGCGACGGTGCCGGCAACGGTGCTGGTGGCGGCCCTTACCAAGGTTCCTGAAGGAGTGCGTTGA
- a CDS encoding response regulator, whose amino-acid sequence MIRVCLVDDQTLVRQGIRSLLALDDGIEVVAEAGDGRQAVELIPQVRPDVVLMDMRMPVMSGLEALQVLSRQEQLPPTIILTTFDDDQLVLAGLKAGAKGYLLKDVTLAQLVGAIRTVADGGSLVQPAVTQRLLSGLEHMRNEFVSLDRPDPLTDRETEILRLMASGFSNKEIANSLGVAEGTIKNHVSNILSKLGVRDRTRAVLKAFELQLV is encoded by the coding sequence ATGATTCGCGTCTGCCTGGTCGACGACCAAACCCTGGTGCGGCAGGGAATCCGCTCCCTGCTTGCGCTCGACGACGGCATCGAGGTGGTGGCCGAGGCCGGCGACGGCCGGCAGGCGGTCGAGCTGATACCGCAGGTGCGCCCCGACGTAGTGCTGATGGACATGCGCATGCCGGTGATGTCCGGCCTGGAGGCACTGCAGGTGCTGTCGCGGCAGGAACAGCTGCCGCCGACCATCATCCTCACCACCTTCGACGACGATCAGCTGGTGCTGGCCGGGCTCAAGGCCGGTGCCAAGGGCTACCTGCTCAAGGATGTCACCCTGGCGCAGCTGGTCGGTGCCATCCGCACCGTGGCCGACGGCGGTTCGCTGGTGCAGCCGGCGGTGACCCAGCGCCTGTTGTCCGGCCTGGAGCACATGCGCAACGAGTTCGTCAGCCTGGACCGCCCGGACCCGCTGACCGACCGCGAGACCGAGATCCTGCGGCTGATGGCCAGTGGTTTCTCCAACAAGGAGATCGCCAACTCGCTGGGCGTGGCCGAAGGCACCATCAAGAACCACGTGTCCAACATCCTCTCCAAGCTGGGCGTGCGCGACCGTACGCGTGCCGTACTGAAGGCGTTCGAACTCCAGCTGGTCTGA
- a CDS encoding SRPBCC family protein, which yields MTRIIEFLIALGIVAGLFVIIGVCLPGERHITESIETNRKMTIVYDTVSSLRRFKDWNPLVLRDPAVELKLSGPASGTGATLDFTSKDLGTGSWKITEAEENKRVVIAIEDATKGHDKVTTFSLEPTGKGGRNVKITQDYSVKYGFDLFGRYAGLYVSRQIGDDIKMGLSRMANMLASVPNVDYRTPEAPLTDLAIVEVPAENLLVVNAGNVDRGQDTITKSIKDNQEWIKRVMEANGLEAAGPFRIITTDFGQEKYAFDIAQPVKKKGAEGAAADELTVKIDGGAPVKYVHVAPHRSAHAAYTGHMAGLDVARNGLRAWAVTSGNEVIDRPYETWKDGIDKSFTPEATYDIYWAVK from the coding sequence ATGACCCGTATTATCGAGTTCCTGATCGCCTTGGGGATCGTGGCTGGCCTGTTCGTCATTATTGGCGTATGTCTGCCGGGCGAGCGTCACATCACCGAAAGCATCGAGACCAACCGCAAGATGACGATCGTGTACGACACGGTCAGCAGCCTGCGCCGCTTCAAGGACTGGAACCCGCTGGTACTGCGCGATCCCGCCGTTGAACTGAAGCTGTCCGGCCCGGCCTCCGGTACCGGTGCCACCCTCGACTTCACCTCCAAGGACCTGGGCACCGGTTCCTGGAAGATCACCGAAGCCGAAGAGAACAAGCGTGTTGTGATCGCCATCGAAGACGCCACCAAGGGTCACGACAAGGTCACCACCTTCAGCCTGGAGCCGACCGGCAAGGGCGGTCGCAACGTCAAGATCACCCAGGACTACTCGGTGAAGTACGGCTTCGACCTGTTCGGCCGTTACGCAGGCCTGTATGTCAGCCGCCAGATCGGCGACGACATCAAGATGGGTCTGTCGCGCATGGCCAACATGCTCGCCAGCGTTCCGAACGTCGACTACCGCACGCCGGAAGCCCCGCTGACCGACCTGGCCATTGTTGAAGTGCCGGCCGAGAACCTGCTGGTCGTCAACGCCGGCAACGTCGATCGCGGTCAGGACACCATCACCAAGTCCATCAAGGACAACCAGGAGTGGATCAAGCGCGTGATGGAGGCCAATGGCCTTGAAGCCGCCGGTCCGTTCCGCATCATCACCACCGACTTCGGTCAGGAGAAGTACGCCTTCGATATCGCCCAGCCGGTGAAGAAGAAGGGTGCTGAAGGTGCTGCTGCCGACGAGCTGACCGTCAAGATCGACGGCGGCGCTCCGGTCAAGTACGTGCACGTTGCTCCGCACCGTTCGGCACATGCGGCCTACACCGGCCACATGGCGGGTCTGGACGTGGCCCGCAACGGCCTGCGTGCCTGGGCCGTGACTTCGGGCAACGAAGTCATCGATCGTCCGTACGAAACCTGGAAGGACGGCATCGACAAGTCGTTCACCCCGGAAGCGACCTACGACATCTACTGGGCCGTCAAGTAA